Proteins from a genomic interval of Candidatus Gracilibacteria bacterium:
- a CDS encoding PKD domain-containing protein — protein MNHSFSKCLKKILSLTLSSLMVGIFIGTLQLPLLAQAEATFEVDFGLEEAICDAVGEDGVVSCTDEGASTSFSDFNGEYVPPSEEGYAEGITTTSSAREFVVNVTNFILSFLGLAAIVVVIYGGVLYVTAGGESEKADKGKKSIMYAMMGIVIVLISYALVNTLIKGATGGEDTGGGLYSANGISGQSLSEFQSAEMAQDLKDLTQLYLDQYSAFVNTASILDAMAKVGYFNDEGLRDMEEGLNMILDQVDPFSATADEVNKGLDIIERYISMNATESLKTLVSQHEWMEANVLLAQSVDGYTEGETDAAEELNACLVECGVDFDCISDCAGEVAALGVADPYGVGVDFVAQMNEISAEALRDLNSNMEAIKARLEIMQESFTELTTINGLFAEVIDDNHLGGYLSGGGSYSTQTYTFNYVNDGPAELLLYILPPGGSARVGDIVNVLNQLYTDIKALQFTTAVITANTDEGNAPLTVTLNGLKSSDPSNLTIPNANYEWDLDGDGTFGNGGGSIIGGGGLSGLFSQGSETGATTTKTYDEPGTYRVGLRVTSSTPETIASGVSYLSITVNPPSSLIRLDATTTAADTTTASATTTLKDPDTDTDVAQWTVTQETAQAGITFDASGTTDGSGNSNTIISYDFNFGDGDYQNGANPVATHSYTQEGNYSFVLEVTDQNGVKDRSRVTIKVASPAANLDLSDLIVNVGDEVTADGGGSLSDNGNIIMYSWLVNSNGQTVAENESGEDVWSQTFSSPGVYLWQLTVKDATGDTDTVSREILVESTPPEAVFKWAIPDSQLPNRVYLDASSTKDPDPDDTGNLTYEWVINATEGTDYSFVEGTTAASINPVIDFSKTGDFNVTLTARDPYTGDMQKSDTYESTVKITSLLGIQVETEGNAVTMLQRETTDNGITSIPTSAVVSLNLTSNLGVSYEVDWADGTGPEVVSVAGETTQVSHTYTQAGTFGVNVKVYDAAGKSNSAEHNVYIGNGDAPIAIIKVSADSYTGVGDSEITGNRTTSFTFDCSNSVDKTGISLKAGSTCNWNFGDNTTSGDKETTHTYSEIGTYEVTLTVIPEMTNDHATATLLLTIEGVSPVIYGLTATPENDTLVTPLTVKVTANAEDLDTPNKSPAQYKFWYYDINNSSVLLGTQMSSSDTAYLTVNTNGETGESVMYGFGVEVADSENNKVTSTNTLPGTQIPTLEVENGPNKAPAVQVNADRTNVLLGESVTFSASATDEDGDIVEYMWDFEGDGFYNNEPGSVTMTKVFDTSTPGGLEVRVKVMDDGGATAISDPIKVYVDTLTQDPEAAFTYTIKNFEVTFVNNSTADTEVGAELVSYVWDFDTQKVDTDGNGIKDDDEDSTEMSPIYTYSDYGTYKVKLKVTDNEGNTDEIAQDVKLIEMDPPEAAFTYELNGLEVVFTNNSTVGAEGVEIASYAWDFDTSVNSDGNSGTSAKSDDVDSTEESPTYTYSDYKSYNIKLTIVDSLGRTNEVTQPVKLENPVEELVAYLTSSPEASQTDNKIHITGTSGNVKFTFSAQGGVGDLTYWIDKNVYFDSDGDGKKDNDHNYDATAAGNYTTDFDSSWGPTVVKLTIEDEQGNTDTVTREIKFDAAQTVSTTTEGQTSVIPVTTSEALYILLTALGFTLLGAKLYTQTRTKGVSAFSPAVKRRGSPSFLPSLYLPFMPDAPIPNQQPATPQPAPQPAQPVPVAPAPVAATPVATPAPAPQKTPEQLKEEKRVLKEKKKRKTLLIFLLTALGFVFITVFVVAFFILSRSGGANPLLQLFGVSEAELYPFLINLTSLFFGFFDFLAFVLAIIGAFIIAMAKKEDKPRKKKGAVMLILGVLFFMLISIIWAASYYYLQQKKAQYMTGEGAPTYIVTVPESTNGLTAPALVEFDASNLPVDTNKYTIISYAWDFGDGASATGPTVSHRFTSKGENNGRYTVVLSVTYSDNKTSEESIEPFTVDVVFTNEKVNAFFTATQEVGEIPLTVQFDASESVDPDGEIVDYEWDLDGDGSYDDGNEVTAEYTYTQYGTYTVKLRVTDNNGETSVAEKNIEARDAATPTGTIDVTLEKDGVLYVGKDYLFDVTDPSSPNGEIKKYEWDFGDGTSVTKNKTAKHTFDAPGVYEVILTLTDSEKETGTVTMEVTVETSEESPIATLTTDQPWSDEDQTTIKGEVPFKVVFSAKESTDPNDDIVNYEWDLDGDGTTDEVGESIEYVYEEKGTFQPVLYVQDSEGNETTTTIVVEVAAQSISASVTATPVSGEIPLAVTFDASGSSYPDGDIVNYLWDFGNGITRYDNAKISYTFSEVGTFTVNVTAIASDGNQDTVSVLINAQPVALGACFESNVNSGVAPLVATFNPSCSTGTVTDYRWDFGDGDISYARKPTHTFTVAGTYTVTLTVTDNEGVSDTYTQTLAVYSE, from the coding sequence ATGAATCACTCTTTCTCAAAATGTTTAAAGAAAATCCTTAGCCTGACATTGAGTTCGCTCATGGTCGGGATTTTTATCGGGACTCTTCAACTCCCGCTCTTGGCTCAAGCGGAGGCCACATTCGAGGTCGATTTTGGGCTTGAAGAAGCCATTTGTGATGCTGTAGGAGAAGATGGAGTGGTTTCCTGTACCGATGAGGGGGCATCCACCAGTTTTTCCGATTTTAACGGAGAATATGTTCCGCCCAGTGAAGAAGGTTATGCCGAAGGCATCACCACCACGAGCTCGGCTCGAGAATTTGTCGTGAATGTTACGAATTTTATTTTATCGTTCTTGGGTTTGGCCGCCATTGTTGTGGTGATTTACGGAGGCGTGCTTTATGTCACAGCCGGCGGAGAATCCGAAAAAGCGGACAAAGGGAAAAAGAGCATCATGTACGCGATGATGGGGATTGTCATCGTGTTGATCTCGTATGCGTTGGTGAACACCCTTATTAAGGGCGCCACCGGAGGAGAAGACACCGGAGGAGGATTGTATTCCGCCAACGGAATCAGCGGTCAAAGTTTAAGCGAATTTCAATCCGCGGAAATGGCTCAAGATCTCAAAGATCTCACCCAACTTTATTTGGATCAATATTCCGCGTTTGTGAATACGGCCTCGATTTTGGATGCCATGGCGAAAGTGGGTTACTTCAACGACGAAGGGCTCAGAGATATGGAGGAAGGCTTGAATATGATATTGGATCAAGTGGATCCGTTCAGTGCTACCGCGGACGAAGTGAACAAAGGGCTCGATATTATTGAGCGCTATATAAGTATGAATGCCACAGAGTCTTTAAAAACATTGGTGTCTCAACATGAATGGATGGAGGCCAATGTACTGTTGGCGCAAAGTGTGGATGGGTACACGGAGGGAGAAACGGATGCGGCGGAAGAATTGAACGCTTGTTTAGTGGAATGTGGAGTGGATTTCGATTGTATCTCTGACTGTGCCGGAGAAGTGGCTGCTCTAGGCGTGGCTGACCCTTATGGAGTGGGAGTGGATTTTGTGGCTCAGATGAATGAGATTTCCGCAGAAGCTTTAAGAGATTTAAATAGCAATATGGAAGCGATTAAAGCTCGCTTGGAAATAATGCAAGAAAGTTTTACGGAATTAACAACTATCAATGGATTATTCGCGGAGGTTATAGATGATAATCATTTGGGTGGATATCTTTCCGGTGGAGGAAGTTATTCAACTCAAACGTATACATTCAATTATGTTAATGATGGACCTGCCGAGCTTTTACTTTACATCCTTCCTCCGGGTGGAAGCGCAAGAGTCGGCGACATCGTCAATGTTTTAAATCAACTTTATACGGATATCAAAGCCCTTCAATTCACCACGGCGGTGATCACGGCCAATACGGATGAAGGCAATGCTCCGCTCACCGTGACCTTGAACGGGTTGAAATCCTCGGATCCAAGCAATCTCACCATCCCGAATGCCAATTACGAATGGGATCTGGACGGAGATGGAACGTTTGGAAATGGAGGAGGAAGTATCATTGGCGGAGGCGGATTAAGCGGCCTATTCAGTCAAGGCTCTGAAACCGGTGCCACGACCACAAAAACCTACGACGAACCCGGGACTTATCGTGTCGGACTTCGCGTAACGAGTTCAACCCCGGAAACGATTGCTTCGGGAGTCAGTTATCTCAGTATTACGGTGAACCCGCCTTCTTCCCTCATTCGATTGGACGCCACAACCACAGCGGCGGATACCACCACGGCATCTGCAACCACCACTTTAAAAGATCCGGACACGGACACGGATGTGGCTCAATGGACCGTCACGCAAGAAACGGCCCAAGCCGGGATTACATTTGATGCCAGCGGAACCACGGATGGCAGTGGCAATTCCAATACGATTATCAGTTATGATTTTAATTTCGGAGACGGGGATTACCAAAACGGTGCAAATCCGGTCGCCACACATTCTTACACCCAAGAAGGAAATTATAGTTTTGTTCTTGAAGTGACGGATCAAAACGGAGTCAAAGACCGCAGTAGGGTTACCATTAAGGTGGCTTCGCCTGCAGCGAATCTGGATCTTTCGGATTTGATCGTAAATGTGGGGGACGAAGTGACGGCGGATGGCGGAGGCTCGTTGAGCGACAATGGAAACATCATTATGTATTCTTGGCTCGTCAATTCAAATGGCCAAACCGTTGCCGAAAATGAATCCGGGGAAGATGTCTGGAGTCAAACATTTTCGTCACCCGGCGTTTACCTGTGGCAGTTGACGGTTAAGGATGCTACCGGAGATACGGATACCGTTTCTCGAGAAATATTGGTTGAATCCACTCCGCCGGAAGCGGTGTTCAAGTGGGCTATCCCGGATTCGCAATTGCCCAATCGAGTGTATTTGGATGCCAGTTCAACAAAAGACCCCGATCCGGACGATACGGGAAATTTAACCTACGAATGGGTCATCAATGCCACCGAAGGAACCGACTATAGTTTTGTTGAAGGAACCACCGCGGCTTCAATCAACCCGGTTATTGATTTTTCCAAAACCGGTGATTTTAATGTAACGCTTACGGCGCGCGATCCTTACACCGGAGATATGCAAAAAAGCGATACCTATGAAAGTACGGTAAAAATCACGTCGCTTTTGGGGATTCAAGTGGAAACCGAAGGGAATGCGGTCACGATGTTGCAAAGAGAAACAACAGACAATGGGATCACATCGATTCCTACTTCCGCGGTGGTGAGCCTCAATTTGACCAGCAACTTGGGCGTTTCTTATGAAGTGGATTGGGCGGACGGAACCGGCCCGGAAGTGGTATCAGTCGCGGGAGAAACCACTCAAGTTTCCCACACTTATACCCAAGCCGGCACCTTTGGCGTGAACGTAAAAGTCTACGATGCAGCAGGGAAAAGCAACAGTGCCGAACACAATGTTTATATCGGGAACGGTGATGCTCCAATTGCCATCATTAAGGTATCGGCAGACAGTTATACCGGTGTTGGGGACAGTGAAATCACGGGCAATCGAACCACCAGTTTTACATTCGATTGTTCTAATTCGGTGGATAAAACCGGCATCTCTTTGAAAGCGGGGAGTACTTGCAATTGGAATTTTGGTGATAACACCACCTCGGGAGATAAAGAAACCACTCATACCTACAGTGAAATCGGGACGTATGAAGTCACGCTGACCGTAATTCCGGAAATGACAAATGATCACGCCACTGCAACCTTGTTGCTCACGATTGAAGGAGTATCTCCTGTGATTTACGGACTGACCGCAACTCCGGAAAATGACACGCTTGTCACCCCTCTCACCGTAAAAGTAACCGCCAATGCCGAGGATTTGGATACCCCGAATAAATCTCCCGCTCAATATAAATTTTGGTATTACGACATCAATAATTCGAGTGTGTTATTAGGAACGCAAATGTCGTCTTCGGATACCGCCTACCTCACCGTGAATACCAATGGGGAAACCGGAGAGAGCGTCATGTATGGATTTGGGGTGGAAGTCGCGGACAGTGAAAACAATAAAGTAACGTCCACAAACACCCTTCCCGGAACCCAAATTCCGACTTTGGAGGTTGAAAACGGCCCCAATAAAGCTCCCGCGGTTCAGGTCAATGCGGATCGCACCAATGTTTTATTGGGAGAAAGCGTGACCTTCAGCGCCTCAGCCACGGATGAAGATGGCGACATTGTTGAGTACATGTGGGATTTTGAAGGAGACGGATTTTATAACAATGAACCCGGTTCCGTGACCATGACCAAAGTGTTTGACACGTCCACCCCCGGTGGGCTTGAAGTGCGTGTAAAAGTCATGGACGATGGAGGCGCCACTGCCATTTCCGACCCGATCAAAGTGTATGTGGACACCTTAACTCAAGACCCAGAAGCCGCTTTTACTTACACGATTAAAAATTTCGAAGTCACGTTTGTGAACAATTCAACGGCCGACACGGAAGTCGGAGCCGAGTTGGTTTCGTATGTATGGGATTTTGACACACAAAAGGTCGACACCGACGGGAACGGGATCAAAGATGATGATGAGGATTCCACGGAGATGAGCCCGATTTATACCTACTCTGATTATGGAACGTATAAGGTGAAATTGAAGGTGACTGACAATGAAGGCAATACCGATGAGATTGCACAGGATGTTAAATTGATTGAAATGGACCCGCCCGAAGCCGCTTTTACGTATGAACTGAATGGTTTGGAGGTTGTTTTCACCAACAACTCAACCGTGGGTGCGGAGGGAGTGGAAATCGCGAGTTATGCATGGGATTTTGACACCTCGGTAAACAGCGACGGGAACAGCGGAACCTCCGCCAAATCCGATGATGTGGATTCCACGGAAGAATCTCCGACCTATACGTATTCGGACTATAAATCGTACAACATTAAACTCACAATCGTCGATTCTTTGGGCCGAACGAATGAGGTCACCCAACCCGTTAAATTGGAAAATCCGGTGGAAGAATTGGTCGCGTATTTAACCTCCAGTCCGGAGGCGAGCCAGACCGATAATAAAATTCATATCACCGGAACTTCCGGCAATGTGAAATTCACCTTCAGCGCTCAAGGGGGAGTGGGAGATTTGACCTATTGGATTGATAAAAATGTTTATTTTGACAGCGATGGTGACGGAAAAAAAGACAATGATCATAATTATGATGCAACCGCGGCCGGAAATTACACCACGGACTTTGATTCTTCATGGGGGCCGACCGTAGTTAAACTCACCATCGAAGATGAGCAGGGAAATACGGATACCGTCACGCGTGAAATTAAGTTTGACGCAGCGCAGACCGTAAGCACGACCACGGAAGGGCAAACCAGCGTTATTCCGGTCACCACTTCCGAGGCGCTTTACATCCTTCTCACGGCATTGGGCTTTACCTTATTGGGGGCAAAGCTTTATACTCAGACACGAACGAAGTGAGTGTCCGCATTTAGCCCCGCAGTGAAACGAAGGGGCTCCCCCTCTTTCCTCCCATCCCTTTACCTTCCCTTTATGCCCGATGCACCAATCCCAAATCAACAACCGGCAACACCTCAGCCAGCGCCACAGCCGGCTCAGCCCGTGCCCGTCGCACCCGCACCGGTAGCCGCAACGCCAGTAGCCACTCCGGCTCCGGCCCCTCAAAAAACACCCGAACAACTTAAAGAAGAAAAACGCGTATTGAAAGAAAAAAAGAAACGCAAAACCCTGCTCATTTTCTTGCTCACCGCTTTGGGATTTGTGTTTATCACCGTGTTTGTGGTGGCCTTCTTTATTTTAAGTCGATCCGGAGGCGCCAACCCGTTATTGCAATTGTTTGGAGTGAGTGAAGCCGAGCTTTATCCGTTTTTGATCAATCTCACGAGTTTGTTCTTTGGCTTTTTTGACTTTTTGGCTTTTGTGTTGGCCATCATTGGCGCGTTCATCATTGCCATGGCCAAAAAAGAGGACAAACCGCGAAAAAAGAAAGGCGCAGTTATGCTCATTCTCGGCGTGTTGTTTTTTATGTTGATTTCCATCATTTGGGCCGCTTCCTATTATTATCTTCAACAAAAGAAAGCCCAGTACATGACCGGAGAAGGAGCGCCCACTTATATTGTGACGGTTCCGGAAAGCACCAACGGGCTCACAGCTCCGGCTTTAGTCGAGTTCGATGCTTCCAATTTGCCGGTGGACACCAATAAATACACCATCATTTCTTATGCGTGGGATTTTGGAGATGGAGCCTCGGCCACAGGCCCCACGGTTTCTCATCGTTTCACAAGTAAAGGGGAAAATAACGGACGTTACACCGTGGTTTTGAGTGTGACGTACAGCGACAATAAGACGAGTGAAGAAAGCATTGAGCCGTTCACCGTGGACGTGGTTTTCACCAATGAAAAAGTGAACGCATTTTTTACCGCCACGCAGGAAGTGGGGGAAATCCCGCTCACCGTTCAATTCGATGCGTCGGAAAGCGTGGATCCGGATGGTGAAATCGTGGATTACGAATGGGATCTCGACGGAGACGGGAGTTATGACGATGGCAATGAGGTTACGGCTGAATACACCTACACTCAATATGGCACCTACACCGTGAAACTTCGTGTGACAGACAATAATGGAGAAACCAGTGTTGCGGAAAAGAACATCGAGGCCCGCGACGCCGCCACCCCAACGGGAACGATTGATGTCACGCTTGAAAAAGACGGGGTTCTTTATGTGGGAAAAGATTATCTTTTTGATGTCACCGATCCTTCAAGCCCCAATGGAGAAATCAAGAAATATGAATGGGATTTTGGAGATGGGACCAGCGTGACGAAAAATAAGACCGCCAAACACACGTTTGATGCGCCCGGAGTGTATGAAGTGATCCTTACATTGACGGATTCGGAAAAGGAAACCGGGACCGTTACCATGGAAGTGACGGTGGAAACTTCGGAAGAATCACCGATCGCGACTTTGACCACAGACCAGCCGTGGAGCGATGAAGATCAGACCACGATCAAAGGAGAAGTGCCGTTTAAGGTGGTTTTTTCCGCCAAAGAAAGCACGGATCCCAATGACGACATTGTGAATTATGAATGGGATTTGGATGGAGATGGCACGACGGATGAGGTTGGAGAATCCATTGAATATGTATACGAAGAAAAGGGAACTTTTCAGCCGGTTTTGTATGTTCAAGACTCGGAAGGGAATGAAACCACGACCACGATTGTGGTGGAAGTGGCGGCCCAGAGCATTTCCGCTTCCGTGACCGCTACGCCTGTCAGTGGCGAAATCCCGCTTGCCGTGACCTTTGACGCCTCGGGATCCAGCTACCCGGACGGCGATATCGTGAATTATTTATGGGATTTTGGGAATGGAATTACACGTTATGACAACGCGAAAATCAGTTACACTTTTTCCGAAGTCGGGACATTTACCGTGAATGTGACCGCCATCGCCTCGGACGGCAATCAAGATACGGTTTCCGTGCTTATCAATGCCCAGCCCGTGGCCCTTGGCGCCTGTTTTGAATCCAATGTGAATTCCGGAGTGGCACCCTTGGTCGCGACGTTCAATCCGAGCTGTTCCACCGGAACCGTGACCGATTATCGTTGGGATTTTGGCGACGGCGACATCAGCTATGCCCGAAAACCCACCCACACGTTTACCGTGGCGGGCACGTACACCGTGACCTTAACCGTGACGGATAATGAAGGCGTCTCCGACACCTACACGCAGACCTTGGCGGTGTATAGTGAATAG
- a CDS encoding type II toxin-antitoxin system mRNA interferase toxin, RelE/StbE family: protein MLKADYHKHFLKDYRRLPQSIRPQFKKRLKLFLENPKNPILRDHALTGLLKGRRAFSITGDVRVVYRFITPDFVVLLRLGTHNQIY from the coding sequence ATGCTTAAAGCCGATTATCATAAACATTTCTTAAAAGATTATCGACGACTCCCCCAATCCATTCGCCCTCAATTTAAAAAACGTCTAAAATTATTTTTAGAAAACCCTAAAAATCCAATTCTTCGAGATCATGCACTCACCGGTTTACTAAAAGGACGTCGTGCATTTTCCATCACCGGCGATGTTCGTGTTGTTTATCGATTTATTACTCCCGATTTTGTCGTACTGCTGCGTCTCGGAACTCATAATCAAATTTATTAA
- a CDS encoding GNAT family N-acetyltransferase, with product MIDYRIRQASLQDIDAICIVEKSAFPPHRQASAETLANRMKLFPEGFFVILCGDKIVGFSTALLTDDLRSLEVLTPPDNQLHNPQGDTYYLRSVGIMLDYQRKGLGKALIEKQLTNARGLNKKRFCFTASEDVEVFYTNLGFKKLTNYESFHGSIQAVWEMSL from the coding sequence ATGATTGACTATCGTATAAGACAAGCTTCCCTTCAAGATATCGATGCTATTTGTATTGTTGAGAAAAGCGCTTTTCCTCCTCATCGACAAGCCAGTGCGGAAACATTAGCAAACCGAATGAAATTATTCCCCGAAGGTTTTTTTGTCATCCTTTGTGGAGATAAAATCGTTGGATTTTCCACCGCACTCTTAACCGACGATCTTCGTTCCCTTGAAGTGCTCACGCCTCCGGACAATCAACTTCATAATCCGCAAGGTGACACGTATTATCTCAGAAGTGTGGGAATTATGCTCGATTATCAACGCAAAGGCCTTGGCAAAGCACTCATTGAAAAACAGCTCACAAATGCGCGCGGTTTAAATAAAAAACGTTTTTGTTTTACGGCCTCGGAAGACGTGGAAGTTTTTTATACCAATTTAGGGTTTAAAAAACTCACGAACTACGAGTCTTTTCATGGTTCAATTCAAGCGGTGTGGGAGATGAGTCTATAA
- a CDS encoding RlmE family RNA methyltransferase, giving the protein MPKPFTVHDKYFLKAKQENLRARSVFKLDGIQQRFHLVKPGQILADLGACPGSWSERLVQWIGPKGHVYAFDLQPIDPLGPTVEIHQLDITDAKALSALGMPPLDGVVADLAPKTTGIHDADSYHSAELNHAVLDFCEAYLKKGGYVITKIFQGEEFAEVIRRTKNLFKLVKCFKPDASRDRSRETYIIGTNFRGKFSST; this is encoded by the coding sequence ATGCCCAAACCCTTTACCGTCCATGACAAATATTTCTTAAAAGCAAAACAAGAAAACCTCCGTGCGCGAAGCGTTTTTAAATTGGACGGGATTCAACAACGGTTTCACCTCGTAAAGCCCGGACAGATTTTGGCGGATTTGGGCGCGTGTCCCGGCAGTTGGTCCGAACGGCTTGTCCAATGGATTGGGCCCAAGGGTCATGTTTATGCGTTTGATTTACAACCCATCGATCCCCTTGGGCCCACGGTGGAAATCCACCAACTCGATATCACAGATGCCAAAGCCTTGTCTGCGTTGGGGATGCCACCATTGGATGGCGTGGTGGCGGATCTGGCGCCCAAAACCACCGGCATTCATGATGCGGACTCGTACCATTCGGCGGAGCTCAATCATGCGGTCCTGGATTTTTGTGAAGCTTATCTTAAAAAAGGCGGATATGTGATCACCAAGATTTTCCAGGGCGAAGAATTCGCCGAAGTGATTCGTCGAACAAAAAATTTATTCAAGTTGGTGAAATGTTTTAAACCCGATGCCTCGCGCGATCGCAGCCGAGAGACGTATATTATTGGGACGAATTTTCGTTGAAAATTTTCTTCCACATAA
- a CDS encoding peptide chain release factor-like protein — MNDFPIPLSPKSLLKAIELKVNVADIEELFIRGSGHGGQKINKTSSTVWLKHKPTGLEVKVQQYREQSVNRRIAYQQLIDKIETLVKGKKSERMKKLFKLRKQKQRRKKRAQEKVLETKKHRGMIKAGRKKDIQF, encoded by the coding sequence ATGAACGACTTCCCCATTCCCCTTTCACCCAAATCCCTACTCAAAGCCATTGAACTCAAGGTTAATGTTGCGGATATTGAAGAACTTTTTATTCGAGGCAGTGGCCACGGCGGGCAAAAAATCAACAAAACCTCAAGCACAGTTTGGCTCAAACATAAGCCCACAGGATTGGAGGTGAAAGTGCAACAATACCGCGAGCAAAGCGTCAATCGTCGCATTGCGTATCAACAACTCATTGATAAGATCGAAACGCTGGTGAAAGGGAAAAAATCCGAGCGCATGAAAAAGCTTTTTAAACTGCGCAAACAAAAACAACGCCGCAAAAAACGCGCTCAAGAAAAAGTCTTGGAGACAAAAAAACACAGAGGTATGATCAAGGCTGGAAGAAAAAAGGATATTCAATTTTAA
- a CDS encoding aspartate ammonia-lyase, which translates to MKKSTPSSSFRIEHDALGSVQVPKEAYYGSFTARALAHFQISGQTAPDSFRRALGFVKLAACRTHETGKNLLPQKAKAMAQATQEFIDGKFNDEFKLDLYQAGAGTPYNMNANEIIANRANEILKASKGSYRHVHPNNHVNKAQSSNDVIPTATRLAALMELKLLKIEMALLQKSLSKKGREFKTIFKVGRTHLSDAVPITLGQEFDAYASAIGTALETLQESEKTLCVLGIGGTAVGTGLNTPPQFAQKMTNALSKLTGFSLKSASNLMETTHSMAAFLKASSALRALAVEVNRMANDLRLLSMGPQAGLAEISLPAAEPGSSIMPGKVNPSIAECTNMICFQVIANDQAVCLGAQGGQLELNWFTPLILANLLPSFNLMTRGLRLFRTQCVDGIKAHPKRIQELFENSAVLATALAPHLGYHEVALLVNEALKTGHSIRELVLAKKLLSKKELDRILDPEKMI; encoded by the coding sequence ATGAAAAAATCCACACCTTCTTCTTCATTCCGAATCGAACACGATGCTTTAGGCTCGGTCCAAGTTCCCAAAGAAGCCTATTATGGATCTTTCACGGCTCGCGCCTTGGCTCATTTTCAAATCAGCGGACAAACCGCACCCGATTCGTTTCGACGTGCGCTCGGATTTGTTAAATTGGCGGCGTGTCGAACGCACGAAACAGGGAAAAATCTTTTGCCTCAAAAAGCAAAAGCCATGGCCCAAGCCACCCAAGAATTCATCGATGGAAAATTCAATGACGAATTCAAACTCGATCTCTATCAAGCCGGGGCCGGCACTCCTTACAACATGAACGCGAATGAAATCATTGCCAACCGCGCGAATGAAATTCTCAAAGCGTCAAAGGGCTCTTATCGGCATGTGCATCCCAATAATCATGTCAATAAAGCGCAATCCTCCAATGATGTGATTCCCACAGCCACCCGATTGGCGGCGTTGATGGAACTGAAACTTCTCAAAATTGAAATGGCTCTTTTGCAAAAATCATTGTCGAAAAAAGGACGCGAATTTAAAACGATTTTTAAAGTTGGGCGTACGCACTTGAGCGATGCGGTGCCGATCACGCTGGGCCAGGAATTTGATGCGTATGCTTCGGCGATTGGAACCGCGCTTGAGACGCTTCAGGAATCCGAAAAAACGCTTTGTGTTCTTGGCATTGGAGGCACTGCGGTCGGAACCGGGCTTAACACTCCCCCTCAATTTGCGCAAAAAATGACGAATGCATTATCTAAGCTGACCGGATTTTCGTTAAAATCGGCTTCGAATTTGATGGAAACCACGCACAGTATGGCTGCATTTCTTAAGGCCTCATCCGCGCTCCGCGCCTTGGCTGTGGAGGTAAATCGAATGGCCAATGACTTGCGCCTGCTTTCCATGGGGCCGCAGGCCGGACTTGCGGAGATTTCGCTTCCCGCTGCAGAACCGGGCTCGTCCATTATGCCCGGAAAAGTGAACCCCTCGATTGCCGAATGCACGAACATGATTTGTTTTCAGGTCATTGCAAATGACCAAGCCGTTTGCCTCGGTGCGCAAGGCGGGCAATTGGAGCTCAATTGGTTCACCCCGCTGATTTTGGCAAACCTACTCCCTTCGTTCAATTTGATGACGCGCGGATTACGACTGTTTAGAACGCAATGCGTGGATGGGATCAAAGCCCACCCAAAACGAATTCAGGAACTTTTCGAAAACAGTGCGGTTTTGGCTACGGCACTCGCCCCCCATTTGGGTTACCATGAAGTCGCTTTATTGGTGAATGAAGCGCTCAAAACCGGCCACTCCATCCGTGAATTGGTGTTGGCAAAAAAGTTGCTTTCCAAGAAAGAATTGGATCGGATTTTGGATCCGGAAAAAATGATCTAG